The Candidatus Nanosynbacter sp. HMT-352 genomic interval AAAAAGTTGTGCGACTGGTATTTGGTGAGATCATTAAGCCTAGTCCTGATGAAGTTGAAGCTTATGCCAATGTTTCGCGTGAAGCGTCTTACGCAGAGGCGGCTCGTGAAGAGCAGTGTCGCATATTGGAGGCGTTTGGTGGGGAGGCGATATTGGGGTATATGCGTGATAAATATGATCCGGTATTGGCTGCGTAATAAGGAGAGATAGTTAAAATGACTGCAGGAATAGATAAATTTACTCCAACCCCAGAAGAGTAAGAATTGTTCAATAAAGTTTTCTATCCAGACATCACTGAAGAGTCTGATATTGACGTAAAAGAATCAAAGTTACAGAGAGAGGGTTTTTCTCTGTCGGTTGCGATTGGTGCTCTTAAGAAATGGGTGCGTGGTAGACGAGAAAAGCACAGCAAATCTTTTGGACTAACTAACAATTCGGCGGTAGAAAAACTTGAGGCAGCTGGAGAAGAATTGGGACTGTCAGAAACAGACGTTCGGCTTTCCTCTGGACTTAAGCTGCTGATGGGTCTAATGCATGGCAAAAAGGAAGTTGAAATAATTGGCGAAGATATCTTAATTGAAGTCACCAAAAAGGCCAAAGAAGAAGGTAAGGGAAGTGTTATAGCGCCAACGCATTTCAATGGAGAAGATGTTCCTACGGCTAGTTATTTGGCGTCTCTGTTGAACAAAATTAATATTGGCGTAGCGTCAACTAATAGAGATTGGATTAAGAAGGGCGTTGGCGGAATCAACATAGAGGCTATACAGTATCTTGCGTTTGGCGCTAAAAACTTTTTTGGTGTGCCATATGAATGGGTAGATGAAAAGAGTAAAAAACCGGTTCACTTCTCAACAGATCATTACGAAGAAGCGGTTAAATTTATTGAGGATGGTGGATCTTTGGTTTTGGCTGGATATTCAGCAGATGACTCAGTAGGCTCAAAGCCTCGCAGTGAAATGGGCTCTGCAGCGATTCATACAGCATTGAAATCTGGCGCAGATTTGATATTTGTTTACGTATCGTCAGAGGGCAAGAAACTTACTATTAGAGTCATGGAAGATGAGGACGGTATATTTGCGGCGTTTATCAATTCATATAGAAAGGCGCTAAAGATGAAGGATTCTGCTGCATCCGAGCGGTTATTATCATCATGTAAAGAGTACTTAAAAGACAGCAAAATAGGTAGGGTTATAGCAGAAGAATATAAGCGCCGGTCAGACAAAAATAAAGTCTAGCGAGCGACACTGAAGTCTTAGTTATTGACAAATTAAAAATAATGTGATATCATTTTACTATATAAAAAATTAAAATAAAAAGGAATAAAATGGCTGAAGAAAAAGATATTCACGGACTTACCGAAGGCGTATTGAGTCGAGACGATATGTCGGCGTTGACTTACGTATTGCAACACGTGAAAGGATCTAGCCCAAGTTCGGCGACGAAATTAAGTCTGGAACTGGAAGAGCTTGACGAAACTGCGTAGGGATTTAGCTAGATAATAGTCCACCTCTGTTGTATACTAGACAGTATGGAACAGATTATTTCTCAAGTAGTGAAGCAACTTTTTGATCAGGATATATCGGTACAATTAACGCGTCCTGATCCGAAGTTTGGTGACTTTGCTACAAATGTGGCGTTGCAATTGGCTAAGCCGCTAGGGAAGAATCCGCGTGAAATTGCGGAGATGATTGCTGAAAATCTGCGCAAGGAAGAAGATTTTAGCGAAGTAAGCGTGGCTGGTCCAGGTTTTATCAATGTAAAACTGAGCGATCAATCCGTTCTAAATTCTTTGAAAAAAGAGCCAACGACGAAGCGCGCTGGTCAGACGGTTGTAATTGAAACCAATTGCCCGAATCCATTTAAGGCTATGCATATCGGACACGCTTTGAATGCGATTTTGGCGGACACGATGGCTAACTTGCTGGCGGTTGATGGTGCAATTGTGCATCGAGTGAGTTATCACGGTGATGTCGGAACACATGTCGGTAAAAGTATGTGGGCGATTTTGCGTGAGATTGACGGCGATGTAAATAAATTGAACGAAATCCCAGCTGATAAGCGAAATGAATTTATGAGTCGCATGTACGTTGAAGGTGCGCGTGCGGCTAAAGAATCTCCAGAGGCAAAGGCAGAAATTGATGAACTAGCTAAACAATCATTCATCCTGGATGATCCACTATATAAACAAGTTTACGAAATCTGTAAAAGTTGGAGTTTTGACGAAATTGACTCTAATGTTGGGCGGCTTGGAAACGTGCCGATTGAGAGACGTTACGTTGAGAGCGAAACTGAAGAATTGGGAAAATCTTTAATTAAAGAGAAAACTCCAGAGGTGTTTACCAAATCTGACGGTGCGTATGTTTTTAAGGGTAGCAAATATGGCGCGTTCGACAACGTGTTTATTGGATCTCATGGCAATGGTCTTTATGGGGCGCATGATATGGGATTGATTCAGCTGAAGTATAAGGACTACCCAAATTTGGACTTATCGATTACGGTAAATGGCGAGGAGCAAGCAGCGTACTTCCGCGGCGTGATTGCGGCTAGTGAATTGTCGATTCCGGCTTTGAAAGGAAAATTATTCAACTACGCGACTGGCTTGGTTAAATTGACGACTGGGAAAATGAGTTCGCGAACGGGTGAAGTTGTTACAATTGGCTGGCTGTTTGATGAGTTTAAGAAGGCAATTGAAAATGCTGGCGGCGAACCAACTGATGATGTGATTGCTGGCGCACTCCGTTATCAATTCTTGAAAGTGAAGATCGGCGGCGACGTCATATTTGATATTAACGACGCGGTAAGTTTGACGGGAAATACGGGAAGCTATTTGCAATACGCCCATGCTCGAGCGCGAGGTATTTTAGCTAAATCCGATAAAGAAATTGCTTTTCCGACAGAGTTGTTTGACGAAGATAAGATGCTGGTCAGAAAGTTGAGTGAGTATGTGGACGTGGTTGACCGCGCTAAGGAGAGTTTGGAGCCTCATCACATTTGTACATATTTGTTTGAATTGGCGCAGGAATTTAATCGATATTACGAGAAAAATCAGGTTATTGGTAGTGACAAAGAAGCACATCGTGTAGGAATCGTGGCAATTTACGCTGACATTCTTAAGGCTGGACTGGCTATTTTAGGGATTATGGCACCAAATAAGATATAATATTCAATAATAAATAATAAAAGGAGAATTTATTATGGTAAAACCTAGTATCGATAAATCAGCTAAAAAGTTGGCTTCTAAGAGCGCTAAAGCGGCTACAAAAGTTGCTACCATCAAAGAAAAGAAAATAGTAAGTGCAGTTATAAAAGACACCCATATGGGTGGGTTTGTAAATTTTATCCGTGAACAGGGTGTTGTCGGTTTGGCTGTAGGTTTGGCGATTGGTACCGCAGCTGGTGATACTGTGAAAAAATTGGTAACAGCATTTATTGATCCGCTAGTGCAGCTGGTTGTTGGTTCTCAGCAAGGGTTACAATCAGCTTCATTCACAGTTGAAGTTGCTGGACGTAAAGGTGAGTTTTTATACGGCGCATTTGTTAGCTCGTTAATCACGTTGATAGCCGTTGCGTTTGTTGTATATGCAATCATTCACTTCTTGAAACTCGATAAATTAGATAAGAAAAAGGATTAAAACCTTAACTAATAAGCGTGCCTACTGATTCTCCGCGGGTTGCGCGGAGAATATTTCCGTCTGTAAGCAAATCACAAATTACAACTGGAATATGTTCGTCCATTGCTAGTCCAATTGCCGCCTTATCCATAACGGCAATATTAGGATTTGTTAGGGCTTCTTGGTAAGATAAATGATCAATTTTTACGGCGTCAGGGAATTTTATAG includes:
- the argS gene encoding arginine--tRNA ligase codes for the protein MEQIISQVVKQLFDQDISVQLTRPDPKFGDFATNVALQLAKPLGKNPREIAEMIAENLRKEEDFSEVSVAGPGFINVKLSDQSVLNSLKKEPTTKRAGQTVVIETNCPNPFKAMHIGHALNAILADTMANLLAVDGAIVHRVSYHGDVGTHVGKSMWAILREIDGDVNKLNEIPADKRNEFMSRMYVEGARAAKESPEAKAEIDELAKQSFILDDPLYKQVYEICKSWSFDEIDSNVGRLGNVPIERRYVESETEELGKSLIKEKTPEVFTKSDGAYVFKGSKYGAFDNVFIGSHGNGLYGAHDMGLIQLKYKDYPNLDLSITVNGEEQAAYFRGVIAASELSIPALKGKLFNYATGLVKLTTGKMSSRTGEVVTIGWLFDEFKKAIENAGGEPTDDVIAGALRYQFLKVKIGGDVIFDINDAVSLTGNTGSYLQYAHARARGILAKSDKEIAFPTELFDEDKMLVRKLSEYVDVVDRAKESLEPHHICTYLFELAQEFNRYYEKNQVIGSDKEAHRVGIVAIYADILKAGLAILGIMAPNKI
- a CDS encoding MscL family protein, whose translation is MVKPSIDKSAKKLASKSAKAATKVATIKEKKIVSAVIKDTHMGGFVNFIREQGVVGLAVGLAIGTAAGDTVKKLVTAFIDPLVQLVVGSQQGLQSASFTVEVAGRKGEFLYGAFVSSLITLIAVAFVVYAIIHFLKLDKLDKKKD